A genome region from Anopheles stephensi strain Indian chromosome 2, UCI_ANSTEP_V1.0, whole genome shotgun sequence includes the following:
- the LOC118503689 gene encoding lipase member H-like, with the protein MAKVLVLVVALLCSIVGDVRGALDLRQLLGSLPEDALGRFLDSFTVPTPRTTGFETLVPQRDIRLHCTKTSQPRFQEVFYGDLNVKNKIDYTLPIAIAIHGWQNGSNSTLFAVLTANYLRYVKNTNYCLLDWQPYGEFAYEIAARQGAPLVANYLFGFLQSIGLLYYPLQKVSLIGFSMGGQIAGLTGKLFRGQIGTIYALDPAGPLFSYPNDIGPTRRLASTDARYVQVIYTTRYTAGFGQLVGTQNFLPNEGFYPQSPCKPNSDDLVEASRALNCSHSYAVELFTDSLNPVNLIVGQKCTTVLGARVCLFHPKDRLGIYSKRKPGNFYL; encoded by the exons ATGGCCAAGGTGCTCGTTTTAGTCGTTGCACTTCTCTGCAGCATCGTCGGCGATGTCAGAGGAGCTTTAGATTTAAGGCAATTGCTAGGATCACTTCCAGAGGATGCGTTGGGAAGGTTTTTAGATTCATTCACAGTGCCAACGCCACGAACGACCGGGTTCGAAACACTTGTGCCGCAGAGAGATATCCGCCTGCACTGTACGAAAACATCGCAGCCTCGGTTTCAGGAAGTGTTCTATGGTGATTTAAACGTCAAGAACAAGATCGACTATACACTGCCGATAGCCATCGCTATTCATGGGTGGCAGAATGGTAGCAATTCCACCCTGTTCGCCGTGCTTACTGCTAATTATTTACGGTACGTGAAGAACACCAACTACTGTCTGCTGGACTGGCAACCGTACGGCGAGTTTGCGTACGAGATAGCAGCCCGTCAGGGCGCTCCCCTGGTGGCCAACTATCTGTTCGGATTCCTGCAGAGCATTGGATTGCTGTACTATCCACTGCAGAAAGTGTCTCTGATCGGGTTCAGCATGGGTGGTCAGATTGCCGGCCTGACAGGTAAGCTGTTTCGTGGACAGATCGGAACGATCTACGCCCTGGATCCGGCCGGTCCTTTGTTTTCTTATCCAAACGATATTGGACCGACGCGTCGGTTGGCCAGTACCGATGCGAGGTACGTTCAGGTGATCTACACAACTCGATACACAGCTGGCTTCGGACAACTGGTGGGCACGCAAAATTTCCTACCCAATGAGGGTTTCTATCCGCAATCTCCGTGCAAACCGAACAGCGATGATCTGGTTGAAGCTAGTAGGGCGCTCAACTGTAGCCATTCGTATGCCGTTGAACTGTTCACCGACAGTCTGAACCCGGTTAATCTCATTGTGGGACAGAAGTGTACCACGGTACTTGGAGCAAGGGTATGCTTGTTCCATCCGAAGGACCGGCTTGGTATTTATTCAAAAAG AAAACCTGGCAACTTTTACTTGTAA
- the LOC118503690 gene encoding lipase member H-like, with protein sequence MAKVVVFVVALLCSIVGDVRGADLKDVLGTLTEGPLARLFDSFIDPPPRTTGFETLVPQRDIRLHCTKTSQPRFREVFFGDINVKDKIDFSLPLTIAIHGWRDSSNLTLYNTLTASYLRYVKNINYCLLDWRPYAEFGYQITARKSAPQVANYLFGFLQGISLLYYPLESVSLIGFSMGGQIAGLTGKLLPGRIGTIYALDPAGPLFSHPFDIGPTRRLAETDAKYVQVIYTSRYTVGFGKLVGTQNFLPNEGYHPQAPCKAKEDGLGELSIALRCSHQFAVKLFTDSLNPANPIVGQKCTSVLGARVCLFQPKDRLGIYAKRTPGNFYL encoded by the exons ATGGCCAAGGTGGTCGTTTTCGTCGTTGCACTCCTCTGCAGCATCGTCGGCGATGTCAGGGGAGCGGATTTGAAAGATGTGCTCGGGACACTTACGGAAGGTCCGTTGGCGAGACTTTTCGATTCGTTCATTGACCCACCACCGCGAACGACCGGGTTCGAAACACTTGTGCCGCAGAGAGACATTCGACTGCACTGTACGAAAACATCGCAGCCTCGGTTTCGGGAAGTGTTCTTTGGTGATATCAACGTAAAGGACAAGATTGACTTCTCGCTGCCATTGACGATCGCCATCCATGGCTGGAGGGATAGTAGCAATCTCACCTTGTATAATACGCTGACTGCTAGCTATCTGCGCTATGTGAAGAACATCAACTATTGTCTGCTGGACTGGAGACCGTACGCCGAGTTCGGGTATCAGATTACGGCTCGAAAGAGTGCTCCGCAGGTGGCCAACTATCTGTTCGGATTTCTGCAGGGTATTAGCTTGCTGTACTATCCACTGGAAAGTGTGTCCCTGATTGGATTCAGCATGGGTGGTCAGATTGCCGGCCTGACAGGAAAGCTGTTGCCCGGAAGGATCGGAACGATTTACGCGCTGGATCCGGCAGGACCTCTGTTTTCCCATCCCTTCGATATTGGACCGACGCGACGGTTGGCCGAAACCGATGCGAAGTACGTACAGGTGATCTACACGTCACGCTACACGGTAGGCTTCGGGAAGCTTGTGGGCACGCAAAACTTCCTCCCGAACGAGGGTTACCATCCACAAGCACCCTGCAAGGCGAAGGAGGACGGACTAGGTGAGCTGTCCATTGCACTGCGCTGTAGTCACCAGTTTGCTGTGAAACTGTTCACCGACAGTCTGAACCCGGCCAATCCTATTGTGGGACAGAAGTGTACCTCGGTACTTGGAGCACGGGTATGCCTATTCCAGCCCAAGGACCGATTAGGTATTTACGCTAAAAG AACTCCGGGCAATTTTTACTTATAA